The sequence below is a genomic window from Pectinophora gossypiella chromosome 13, ilPecGoss1.1, whole genome shotgun sequence.
tcagaataatcagatgaatcatccctctcagtattcgttacgatgacacttacaccccgtacaagtacatacggtagccatataagtaggtatgggtgttagtgacaccgtaacgaatactgagggggatggttcagaccatgattctgagttgatatcaagtggaatttcgtgtcaaaaaattcatgaaaatttttcttttctttttaattattttccaatccatacttttgcgacggaaatttctacttgatatcaactcagaatcatggcctgaaccacccctcaaagttttcgttacgatgtcactaacaccctgtatttgccGTAAGTATATGCCGTATGCCGTAGATATCTATGTCAACCGACTAAATTTATATACGCGGTGCAATCTATTCTAATGAATTGATGAAATATGCCGTACAAAATACTTATTCAAATTTATTAAAGGAATAactatattacattaattaattacacacttaaaaaataaaataaaatcaaaattcaaatacaataaaattaaattaataattactttacaaaattactttacaaaaatcacaaaacaatctgTATTATAcactaatctaatctaaatattataaataatctgtattattcaaattcaaaaatatctttattcagtaggtgacatagttacactttcaatcgtcaatttttacataacgaacgtctcatccggctaaaaccctcggcacagggccctagacgttcttaaaaaaaaacaacataaaatatggttatacaattgagtaatttagctgccgattatcagttctcagacagttaattccatgcattcatatcttctaaataatcactaacattataataacctttttgcaaagtttgtttgtttataatagatcatatcattatcccgtttttcacagggtcctaacctaacctgaagatttgacaaatccgattttttacagaaacgactgccgcgaaggaaaaaccggCCTAATGCAgtttacgtcacatacctccaaaaatgcatttttcagaaatgtgggtttcctcgcgatgttttccttcaccgctgagcatgtgataataatttatgatctacttaaacatgaattcaaaaacaaattcgacaatcattggttttggattcgaacctgcaacctcaaagtgagaggcaagcattctaccagtTGGTAGTTGGTAGTtagtattttatacaaaatacttATAGCATTATTTCCAGTTTCCATATGTCGAGAAGGTGTGTGTGgtgccgaagccaacacgtagaggccccttaagatatAGTTCATCTAAATAtattgtgaggagctcggtggcgcagcggttaatgcgctcggtctgcgatttttgaagttaaccaactttcgcaaaggccggtcataggatgggtgaccacaaaaaaaagttttcatctcgagctcctccgtgcttcggaaggcacgttaagccatgggtcccggctgcattagcagtcgttaataaccgtcaatccggcgaatatattgttttatatacttataagtattatgtaacaactatgttaaaatgtttatgtgtaggtaattgttaattttatggGACGGTTTACTCattgcttattattattatgaaatagaAAGTACTTGAGCTAAAACAGCACGAATGGCCACTGCGAACTTATGAATTCTACTGTAACCAAGTCCCAAATATAAAAATCCTCTACGAATCCGCTTGATAAGATCCATTTTTTTTAGAGGAAGCTCTATTAtatccagccgggtctgcatgacaaccgcgtagcgcgcggcgcgaattatattgagcgcttcgactaatagccgtttgacgtccatctacgtagatagcattcgtatcgtttattggtccaagcgctagATATAATTCGGTTTACATACAGACCCGGCTGGGGTTCATTATATGGCCCTCCAGAGCCAGGCTCTTACCGACTCATTACTTACTTGTAGACGGTTATATCGCATCACGTCGAAGACCTTCATGCTACTCAACATGCACGGGCCTCCTCGTCTGGTAGAGTATACACTATCCAACCCATTTATCTTCATGCCTGTAAAAGCGACACCGTCTTTGCCAACGAAACTGTTGACATCCGGATCCTGTAAATCACTCAATATTGTTTTATCTACATTTgacaacaacataagctcatgactatatcccaattggggtctcagatattttttttttaatttttttcttgacttattgtagatttaccgcagatggcattagctacctGGTCGGAAGGGGTAtcagaggtacatgcatcacaagatgaactaagtgtccacacctcatcgagctttctgttaaaccaacgtgataggtggtgagccgtatcgtcgtatATAATGTGCGAGCGAACTGTGTTAGaggaaactgcacttaacaaAAGTAACGTAATGTATGATTGAGAACCACTTTCTATTGGCACAAACAATGAAGTCCAATGCCTTAGAACGCTTTATTTAAAAGAAGTAAATACAATTTGGAAGGGAATAAGAGTGATCTTTCTCACAACATAATTAAACGATTAGGCGATAGGTTAGATTATATCTGATAACAAGACCTTACCTGAcgctaaaaaaaatacattataattttaacaaCAGAATACTTAATCCTTAAAGTAAACTTATTTGTGTAGtccagggcggttaaaaaggccacatagaaataatttatctaaaaaagcattattgctacttgacatttgtgtgcattgcgcacttgcttttatatgcgcaaatgtcaaattgcaatattgcttttttagatgaattgcttcgatgtggcctttttagaccagCCGCGCACTACGAGTATTTCGCCGCGCAGCAGAAAATAGCAGCGGCATAATATCGCACTGTAATACGGCgtcgctgcggtggctctgccgtcaagtgtgcgcaatacaatttaaaactgtttggtacagaattacagtgcgacattataccgctgcttttttctgccgcgcggcgaaaaactcgtagtgcgcgcctggccttaacctctctgatataaataaatgaataaaaagaaaGGTTTGTACCCGGGTCACTTCTGGATCTACAACAATAGCGACGTCTTCTAAGTCCATATTGCCAAGGCGGCTCTGCGTCATCATGTTCATTTTTCTTGCAACTTTAGTCATAAAGTTTGCTGTTTCAGTTAACATTTTCTCCTGGCGGTCCCTGCAACATCAAAAGGCTCCTTTTTCAAATATGTCATTGTTTACGAAACGTGAAAACGTATttgtctatggaatttgttcGGACAcccggtggggataaatcactttgtgatccctagtttgactgcaagctgatcacctgattgtccagaagtaagatgatccgtgcttcggaaggcacgttaattcattggtcccggtttctacttactgatgtaagtacgttgccgttacttgagtcacttcaggggcctttggcggctgaataataaccctgacctcacctcacaacccacacgatagaagaagaagagaagattaagTATGCACATATAAATACCTGTATTTAGGCATGTTCAATCCGAACAAACCCGTAGTATTGACGATGCTAGTCAGGGTACCCTGCAGCCGAGCCGCTATTTCTTCCAGTTGCGAATTCGCGATCAACTTCTCCAAATCCTTACCTTATCCCcgaaaacaataacaataattgACAAAAAATTGCCATTCGACatgggccttagccaagttgcaagcgattacgaaaaacgactaCTTGGCTAACCCCCCAAGTCATCTACATATCATAgattaaattattacttttataacgGGTCTTATGCGCTTCAGATGATACACTAGTTGATCGGACAAATAGAGAGCGCTAAAAGCTCTCACTAACGGGCCTAacaccgtaagcgtgcgactctttctccCCTCGACATACATCACCCGTCACTCACACACAGTACTgcttagaaagagacaaattaTCTCTGTCGTGGCGAGAAatagtcgcgtgcttacggtgctaaaccCGCTGGTAACATAAATAAGACTACATTCCTGAGGGAGAATGCCCCATGTACATGTACCGCTAGTTGAATCATAATTGATAAGAAATGGTTATAATCTCACTTTGTTGCGGCGAAAAATAAGGAGCAACGACCGGAGGCGTTTTATATTTGTCGCTGTATatctgaaaaataatatttaagtatattattaaaataatagctGTGAAATTTAATCATCACTAACACATAAAACAGTTCGAGGAACCACCACCTAAACtacttaataatttacttactaattaattcgcaagcttttttttgacgtgacttattgtagatttgccgcagatggcattaactacttggccggacaaatggggagcgctgaaggctctcacccggtacaacgtttaagacaacaggcctgagggtgcccagttgggcacgaacctcggctcaaggcgtcgtctgagaggaaaaatatttgaaagaattaatcgaccctagtgggtcgatagcgataagcgctgattgagggaagccgtcgaccacgccggcggggtcgatatcggggtcctgaagtgtttggtgtcgcgagctgattggctgcctctatggctagagtaatcgggtcgtcgggatcgtatattacttcCTTCgtacgccgatacttttcagtaccgtccctaagcgggttgtattcggaagccgcaactaccagggaatGGATTTTCATGCGGTTTCTACTGTTGTGACCTTTACTTTTCTAAGAATAAAATACGTTAACATTGTACTCAGGCGAGGCCAGATCGAGTCGCTAGTTAGTTCGGTATTTTAAAGAAAAGGCTGttgacaaaattttatgaaaataagtaaataatactaCACCTCAACAGTAAATTGGCATCCGGTGATTCTAACGGATGTGCTGCCAACCCTCAGGGATACTCCAACCATCTGAACTATAGATTGACTGATCATATTACACCCTGCACCTATAATCCTGCCaagaaacataattaattaatgtcaCGGGTGATAATACCAGAacattaagggtgttgggaccctcgctatATAATTTTCGGCgataatagatggcgtaagtgtagacACACCATTCGGTggtcaaaatattatttttttgtcatagataaactaagctaaatgagttctacacctttttgccactacttaaAGGTCTAGAGAAcgtataaacaataaaatatattacaaactcttcctattttctttttaaatcccGAGCCGGGTCtgtatgacaaccgcgccgcgcgtgaCACGAATTATatgaccaataaacgatacgaatgctatctacgtagatggtcgtcaaacggctattggtcgaaggcctcgatataattggcGCCGCGCGCGGGGCGGTTactgtgcagagcctacaggtcattctttttaataatatgtgtgtacgTACATAATAATAGTCATTATatagttacataaataaaacataacactTACGTAGCTGAACCTCTTTTCGCAACATGTGCATAGCTAAAAGGGGAGTTAGCGTATGGCTTAAACACGTCGTAAATTATATTGGAGGTATTTCTATATATGATGTACTCGGCGTCGATGAAAAGCTTGCGAAGCCGACTCGTGACACGGAGCGTATTGTGGTCCAAAGAAAAGGATACCTCAGGAAACATCGTCACCAGGTGTTCCCGAAGAGACAAGTGGATAAAGAACCTGGAAATGAAAACAACTCACAATTGGCCATGCtacgatttttttatgtatttgttttataatttattttgaaaatatagtcCATTTTAAGGAACCAATttcgatatttttgtgttttatcaatcctatctatTTTTTAGAAACACTTAAAATTTCACCCTTGGTGACGTCACTAaagcaagaattaaaaaatgccTTTGCCTACAAAAAAAAGCGTCAATATCAATACTGTCAGTTCAATACTGAACTGTCAGTGATTGTCAGTCCAATTCAGTCCATCTCGCCAAACTCAGATGAAACTTGTTGAAACGTTACTTTATGTGTAcctaattacatatttaaattacatataaaaatTACAGCAATAAATcacaattatgtatgtatttttatgagCAACTAGGTATAATTATAACACTTACATAAGAGCTTTCGCTCCTCTGATCTCCGAAATATTGTGGTTGCTGGAGTTGGTCATAAACTCTAAAATCATGACGTTGTTCACTCGCGGTAAATTACGAGAGTCGGCTTTTTCGAAATTAGCTGTTCTAGTCGCCATCGCAATAAAGAATACAGACAGAAACAGAATAGCTTGttgaataatttgaatataaccTCATCAACAACTTGTGTCAACTATCAATACCACTTGTCATAAATGAACTTTTTGTAAGCAGGCAAaggcatatttttatacatctTGTTACAAAGGTCAAATAAAggtcaatcattttaataaaatatcttcaaaaatactgaaaaataaaaaaaagtaaatatagggagttgtttcaaattcatttatctcgaaatggttttcagcTTTTTGTACTTTTACAAAAACCGAGCATGGCCAATTgcatagtttcctaggtcaaagataaattatgaaattttgattactaaatatagacagatctaaatgtgGCAATaaccgttttcttttttctatttaacgtcatcatcatcagcccattaacgtccccactgctggggcacgggccttccctatggatggatagggagatcgggccttaaaccatcacgcgggcccagtgcggattgatggttattaacgactgctaatgcagccgggaccaatggcttaacgtgccttccgaagcacggaggagctcgagatgaaaactttttttttgtggtcacccatcctatgaccggcctttgcgaaagttgctttacttcaacaatcacagaccgagcgcgtttaccgctgcgccaccgagctcctcaattgaattgaattataataatgaaacatGTAAGAATAATCACGTTTTATcgcgtttttttattaattatgtaggtacccgaACAATgaaaaaaactacaaaaaaaggttattataatgttactgattatttaaaagatatgaatgcatgggattaattgtctgagaactgatattaggcagctaaattactcaattgtttaacaataatttgtttatttatttttttaaagagcgtatagggccctgtgccgaggttattcttgcagcttcttttccccggctatacaggttgtaagaagctgcagtagttttaggtggatgagacgttcgttatgtaaaaattggcgattcaaagtgtaactatgttacctactgaataaagatatttttgattttgaatttgaatgaataaataggtaagtatttatcaATCACGTTGAATCTGATGAAtgccatttatattatttttaggggacatagcctggaaagtccatccTGGAAGTTCTATACAGCGGTTTTAGGAAGTAAATCATGATACTTATACTAACACATTGACTATGTTGTCATTTACCAGGTAACCACTGGTAATATTCAGATCTGGAGTGTTGACATACAAGCTCAGGTCATAGGATCGTTTCAACATCTGAAAATATATGTTATTGTCATTAGGTTTGTTATGTTGGCGATGCAGTATTTACATTAGATTTAGAATAGTTTTCTAATACTTTATTGAAGATtcttacaaaaagaaaaccagaATATATGTAGGAACATTTTAGAAAACTTAACGGAAGTCCATAAGGACGTAATCGTGAGCGGAAAGCAAGTACATTACCTATTAATTATAAAactggggacattgtcgaaatcactttgtgagactgccctattgtcctttttttggtaaggactttgcaggcttgaatcacctgattgtccgaaaaagtaagattattccgtgcttctgcCGTCTATTAGCCGAAAAACAAACACCTACATCAGTTTACTTTGTGAATTGACTATTCACATTCACATTTTTGtaagttgattatttttatagcaAGTATAAAGCTACTATTTTTCTAAGCCAACTCAGTCTAAATACCTACCGATTGGTAAGCAGAACCCTCACATTATTCCTGTATGTTAACTTACCGACGCCACGGCATTTTCAAATGGTTTTCTCTGAGTGCTCCATAACTTACGAAGCTCTTTGACTCCATCTGAAAAAATATCCCATGGTCTGAGCCGAAAAAGCTACGTTCTTCTTTATGGCTGTTCTTACCAATCAACGCTGGTgttagggttaatattgagccaaAAAGATCCCTAGGTGTGACGTCGTATGTTTACATCGAAGAAAATGTTAAGTAatctagtctctgcttgcctTATTAAAAACGTGGGAGTTCCAGTACGGACGATCTTCCTCTATCGCGTGGGTAGTGTTGTGAGGCGGATGACCCAGCAACCCTGGTATTGGGGTTATTATTAGGTACgggtgattattattattgcgtatggcacacaaaaataaaatatcctgggtggatcaaatatccagcttaagctcccttaaccaagtctctgctgcttccgtcacacaatgcagctcggctataccacctgggaactggtgcagagggcactcgttcactatgttagatatggtttgatccgggtgaccacatacacagtatggcgactcctttaagccccatttatataGGTACGGGTGATAATTAAAACTGAATcctaacacatacacacaacatTTTCTTCGATGTAAATGACATCAATCAGCccgcatcatcccactgctgggcacagcctccATTTTACACTACcctttccggtcctgcgctAACTTTTTCCAAAACTTTCCCGCCGTTGCATCGAAGTCATCTGACCTTCGAGCCGCTGGTCTACAACCTTTTCCCTGGTCAATAGCCAGCCGCAGCAgtcagcttctcaataaatgtttcttgtttcttgttaaGTACTTTATCgcgttataaattattttattaagtatccaaaattatttattacctaaaaGTCACTAAACATTCTACTACAACTTTTGCCATTGACATGACCGGTAGTTAAACCAAATTAGTGGTGTTCGGGTGGCTGAACTGGCTGGACAACACACTGGAAATTCCTACCAACACGCAATAAGCCAGGATGGTGGAGTATAGAGCATAAGTAGGTATCATACTCTTTCACGCCAACCACACGCCACGTtaaccacagatcatagaaacgaGAGAGATAATATGCCAGCACTAAATTACACAAGTCCGTatgtcgcctgttaactcacgACGGCGTGTGAACCGGCCGCACTAAGTAATTTTTGGCTGGACCGCTAAATTGTATaacccgccgttcattgcgtagtaacacaagcgctagttgtaACTACGCGaaaccaaagaagcaatgaatgacgtggaaagttttataatatgaTCGTTGCCTCATATAATgtgctcgttttgtgcatatttcggtccaGCCATCTATACTCCTGCGACATATCTATATAATAAGCAATCCATGTTTTTAACTATAACTAAACTACGTACCACTCTGAAAATAATCTGATATGGTTCTTCCTAAATCAGATGCATTAACTGTTATTGTGATcaacaaaagtataaaactaaCGTGAAACCGCATCTCACGtccaacaaataaataattgttgttcAACAATAGATAGGGTATCAACTATCTGAAAGTCTTTACAAAGTAAAACATGCACCACACAATCATGTAACACCCGAAAATCAATTAAACAGGATTGTAATGCAAAccataatactttattgaattGGTTCCGTTAAAAGATAAGAAATAATGAGTAAAGTAACTTTTCAAGTGaacataattttcaataagtaTATAAAGAAGCAGTTTGCATCATGAGACCTAAATATGCAACTGcatctttttttcttatattgtCCGTAGTTCTAATAAATTGTCCGCACGGATCCTGTAAGAAAAAGATAATGCGTGGGTACAACATGTTTCAACATTTCTTTAGAAAACTCAACTGTAAGAAATAATTGTTATCTTTTTAATTGTTACAGCTAAGGCAATTGGTAAGTGAAAACCCTGCAGaaagattttataataaatataccgTATCACTATGGGGTAGCTTCCCTGGTAAACACACTAGCGGTCATGAGTTAgacagtaataactctgacaccagggttgatgaggttggtaattcacctcgcaacccacacgataatagtagtagtagtagttagaCAGAAGGGGATCCTAGTCAAGTGGCAAATACTTCGATGTTATAATGGGTATCGTATAACCCGTCCGAATTAAATGGCCAGAATCAAACACCAGGCCGCTAGGCAACGACGTCATCGACCAAGGGTCTGTAAGCGCCCTTACGAGCGTCGAAATAAGaacgtttgcaacttgactaagtCCTCTGGTCATACACGTTATGTGGACCCAGCTTCAAATACCAAGCACAATTACTGTTACTGTTTTAATTCGTTTCTTTTTGAAGGCAGAGAAAACCTTTATGATGATATTGCATACATAAATGAACAGAATAATGCACATGTAACTGAAAATGATGATGACACAAATTCACCTGAAACCGATGATAATGTAAAACTTGACGTTGAAGAGGAAGATGATGAACTTGCCGACAATGATGCTGAAGCACTTGAAACCGATGGTCCTGAAGAACTTGCAAACGATAATCCTGAAGAATCTGGAGTTGATAAAAATACGAAACAATTAGCGAACGACTATCCAACGGCTGACgtaatatctattattttaaaataccacatacatttcttttttagtttataa
It includes:
- the LOC126371833 gene encoding uncharacterized protein LOC126371833, yielding MATRTANFEKADSRNLPRVNNVMILEFMTNSSNHNISEIRGAKALMFFIHLSLREHLVTMFPEVSFSLDHNTLRVTSRLRKLFIDAEYIIYRNTSNIIYDVFKPYANSPFSYAHVAKRGSATIIGAGCNMISQSIVQMVGVSLRVGSTSVRITGCQFTVEIYSDKYKTPPVVAPYFSPQQSKDLEKLIANSQLEEIAARLQGTLTSIVNTTGLFGLNMPKYRDRQEKMLTETANFMTKVARKMNMMTQSRLGNMDLEDVAIVVDPEVTRDPDVNSFVGKDGVAFTGMKINGLDSVYSTRRGGPCMLSSMKVFDVMRYNRLQVRGLLQNVEPTAESRSHEFSVDLYDVGVFVTLNVEPEGSQRRGGMAKRGKKKGKKKISRDDEEDVSYDYDMVALQEDDDVNAEDDNTDDDNVKKLANLDTAEPINMEVNSVRRFGYRGWRQSRTFFTGFTNIVNFKSVYDDYTSLLTAVIHEKVRDVVMKHFFSVFDDAVSDVKEGKDGGYVKLFNKNDKDKNDELINEVGTAENNEDDGNDNDEMNTGNDGIDTTSNDHIPGIYLQGRSNRKKTRH